In a genomic window of Sutcliffiella sp. FSL R7-0096:
- a CDS encoding c-type cytochrome has protein sequence MHRGKGMKFVGDSRVPAVRKPNIPKDYSEFPGKTEAFWPNFLLKEWMVGAVFLIAFLCLTVAHEPPLERIADPTDTAYIPLPDWYFLFLYELLKYRYAAGPYTVIGAMIMPGLAFGALLLAPFLDRGPERRPSKRPIATGLMLLGIASIFFLTWQSVDSHDWEAAAEQGEITDELAIEIDEEAEGYQLLQASCLSCHGDNLQGNPGLAPSLLGHHEELTADDYKDIAVNGIGTMPAGQFQGSDEELQVLADYLVEMNELAAEAE, from the coding sequence ATGCATAGAGGAAAAGGTATGAAGTTTGTTGGAGACTCCCGTGTCCCAGCAGTACGAAAACCTAACATCCCAAAAGATTACTCAGAGTTTCCTGGTAAAACGGAAGCATTCTGGCCGAACTTCTTATTGAAAGAATGGATGGTCGGTGCGGTTTTCCTAATCGCATTCCTATGCTTGACCGTCGCTCATGAGCCGCCTCTAGAGCGTATCGCAGATCCAACTGATACTGCGTATATCCCATTACCAGACTGGTACTTTTTATTCTTATATGAACTACTTAAATATCGTTATGCAGCTGGACCATACACTGTAATCGGTGCAATGATCATGCCAGGTCTTGCGTTTGGTGCTTTATTATTAGCTCCTTTCCTTGATCGAGGACCAGAGCGTCGCCCAAGTAAACGTCCAATTGCAACAGGTTTAATGCTTTTAGGTATCGCATCCATCTTCTTCTTGACTTGGCAGTCTGTAGATTCTCATGACTGGGAAGCTGCTGCAGAGCAAGGGGAAATCACGGATGAGTTAGCAATAGAAATAGATGAAGAAGCAGAAGGATACCAGCTTCTACAAGCAAGCTGTTTGTCCTGTCATGGTGATAACCTACAAGGTAACCCGGGCTTGGCACCTTCATTACTCGGACACCACGAGGAATTAACTGCTGACGACTATAAAGATATTGCAGTCAATGGTATTGGAACGATGCCTGCTGGGCAATTCCAAGGATCGGACGAAGAGCTTCAAGTCCTTGCTGATTACCTAGTTGAAATGAACGAACTTGCTGCGGAAGCAGAATAA
- a CDS encoding ubiquinol-cytochrome c reductase iron-sulfur subunit has protein sequence MSEKNHRVSRRQFLNYTLTGVGGFMAAGMLMPMVRFAIDPVLKAGADQEMVYVCEESELTTEPERFDFKIDQVDAWYESEEPRSAWIFKSENGDVIALSPVCKHLGCTVNWASDEANPNRFFCPCHYGLYEKNGDNVPNTPPLAPLDVYQHKVEDGKVYLGSAKPKGEA, from the coding sequence ATGAGCGAGAAAAACCATCGCGTGTCTAGACGTCAATTTTTGAACTATACCCTTACTGGTGTAGGCGGTTTCATGGCAGCAGGTATGCTGATGCCAATGGTCCGTTTTGCAATTGATCCAGTTTTGAAAGCTGGTGCAGACCAAGAAATGGTTTATGTTTGTGAAGAGAGTGAATTGACAACTGAACCAGAACGTTTTGACTTTAAAATCGATCAAGTTGATGCATGGTACGAATCCGAAGAACCAAGATCTGCATGGATTTTTAAATCCGAAAATGGTGATGTAATTGCTTTATCACCTGTATGTAAACATCTAGGCTGTACGGTGAACTGGGCATCCGACGAAGCAAATCCTAACAGATTCTTCTGTCCATGCCACTACGGCTTGTATGAAAAAAATGGTGACAACGTACCTAATACTCCACCACTTGCTCCACTTGATGTGTACCAACACAAAGTGGAAGATGGAAAAGTATATCTAGGTAGCGCGAAACCTAAAGGGGAGGCGTAA
- the ypjB gene encoding sporulation protein YpjB gives MKAKNLIIAILLLLLIFPTAIKAHSHEPLQPFALNFIMDDALQLVRTERYVEAHNLLDIFSDEFTKLMVGNQQIPMSEVRIISVAHQQSLSSLSDVTLPHEEKVRAVIRLRLAVDAMTSHHQPMWVEMEDTMVMTFQQLKDSVDTRDSESYEQLYRRLLLEYDMIHPSIRLDVKPEHIQKVDAHIDYLDKNRQALLSHSEEFDDMEVIEADLKALFKELKEDETDPSLLWVMISTGSFILLTLSYVGFRKYLGAKKLEMRKKLKD, from the coding sequence ATGAAAGCAAAAAATCTTATTATTGCCATACTACTATTACTACTTATATTTCCTACCGCAATAAAGGCACACTCTCATGAACCACTTCAGCCGTTTGCTTTAAATTTCATCATGGATGATGCCCTTCAGCTTGTAAGAACAGAAAGATATGTGGAGGCCCATAATCTGCTTGATATATTTTCTGATGAATTTACCAAGCTTATGGTCGGAAATCAGCAAATACCAATGAGTGAGGTGCGAATCATTTCGGTTGCACATCAGCAATCCCTTAGTTCCCTTAGTGATGTTACCTTGCCGCACGAGGAGAAGGTGAGGGCGGTTATAAGATTACGCTTGGCAGTGGACGCTATGACATCTCACCACCAGCCAATGTGGGTGGAGATGGAAGACACAATGGTGATGACGTTTCAACAACTGAAAGATTCTGTTGACACACGGGATAGTGAGTCCTATGAACAGTTGTATAGACGTCTATTGCTTGAATACGATATGATCCATCCAAGTATCCGATTGGATGTCAAACCTGAACACATCCAAAAGGTTGATGCCCATATAGATTATTTGGATAAAAATAGACAAGCATTACTTTCCCATAGTGAAGAATTCGATGACATGGAAGTCATTGAAGCAGACCTGAAAGCCCTCTTTAAGGAATTAAAGGAGGATGAAACAGATCCATCGCTTTTATGGGTGATGATTTCCACTGGAAGCTTTATTTTGCTGACACTGTCCTATGTAGGCTTTCGAAAATACCTCGGTGCCAAAAAGCTGGAGATGCGGAAGAAGCTTAAAGATTGA
- a CDS encoding cytochrome b6, which yields MLNKIYDWVDERLDITPMWRDIADHEVPEHVNPAHHFSAFVYCFGGLTFFVTVIQVLSGMFLTMYYVPDIKNAWESVYYLQNEVAFGQIVRGMHHWGASLVIVMMFLHTLRVFFQGAYKKPRELNWVVGVLIFFVMLGLGFTGYLLPWDMKALFATKVGLEIAAATPIIGDAVKTLLAGHPEIVGAQTLTRFFAIHVFFLPAALFGLMGAHFVMIRKQGISGPL from the coding sequence TTGTTAAATAAGATTTATGACTGGGTTGACGAACGATTAGATATTACGCCGATGTGGCGCGATATCGCTGACCACGAGGTACCTGAACACGTAAACCCAGCACATCACTTCTCCGCATTCGTTTATTGTTTCGGTGGATTGACGTTCTTCGTAACCGTCATCCAGGTATTATCAGGTATGTTCCTGACAATGTATTATGTTCCGGATATAAAAAATGCGTGGGAATCCGTTTATTATCTTCAAAATGAAGTAGCGTTCGGTCAAATTGTTCGCGGTATGCATCACTGGGGAGCAAGTTTGGTTATCGTAATGATGTTCTTACATACACTACGTGTTTTCTTCCAAGGTGCATATAAAAAACCTCGTGAACTTAACTGGGTCGTGGGAGTACTTATCTTCTTCGTCATGTTAGGGCTTGGTTTTACAGGTTACCTATTACCTTGGGATATGAAAGCGTTATTCGCTACAAAAGTAGGTCTTGAGATTGCTGCAGCAACACCGATCATCGGGGATGCAGTGAAGACATTACTTGCTGGACACCCTGAAATTGTCGGTGCACAAACTTTGACTCGTTTCTTTGCGATTCACGTATTCTTCTTGCCGGCTGCCCTATTCGGATTGATGGGAGCTCACTTTGTCATGATCCGTAAGCAAGGTATTTCAGGACCGCTATAA
- a CDS encoding YitT family protein, translating into MLKGLKIKNITYILIGSAIFAFGLVNFNMQNNLAEGGFTGITLLLYFLFRFDPSYTNLLLNIPIFFIGWKLLGRNTFFYTLIGTFSLSVFLWIFQRVPLMFPPLEDDLTLAALFAGVFIGIGLGIIFRYGGTTGGVDIIARLAHKYIGWSMGKAMFLFDAVVIVLSLIMYLTYQEAMYTLVAVFVAARVIDFMQEGAYAAKGATIISDKHEEIASKVHQEMDRGVTILRGQGSFSKVERNVLYCVVAKNELVKLKNVITSVDPHAFVAVSDVHDVLGEGFTLDENKNPVER; encoded by the coding sequence ATGTTAAAAGGCTTAAAAATCAAAAATATCACCTACATATTAATTGGTTCTGCCATCTTCGCATTTGGTTTAGTAAACTTTAATATGCAAAACAATCTTGCAGAAGGCGGCTTTACAGGTATTACCCTACTTTTGTATTTTCTTTTTAGATTTGACCCTTCCTACACAAATCTTTTGCTGAACATCCCGATATTTTTTATCGGCTGGAAGCTTCTCGGAAGGAATACGTTCTTCTATACACTAATCGGTACGTTCAGTTTGTCGGTTTTCTTATGGATTTTTCAGAGGGTTCCGTTAATGTTCCCGCCCCTTGAAGATGACTTGACGTTGGCTGCTTTGTTTGCCGGGGTGTTCATCGGAATTGGATTGGGCATCATTTTCAGATACGGAGGAACGACAGGTGGGGTCGATATCATCGCTCGCCTGGCTCATAAATATATCGGATGGAGTATGGGGAAGGCTATGTTCCTGTTTGACGCAGTGGTCATAGTATTGTCACTCATCATGTATCTTACCTATCAGGAGGCTATGTACACGCTTGTCGCAGTATTTGTAGCAGCGCGTGTTATAGACTTCATGCAGGAAGGTGCATATGCTGCTAAGGGGGCAACCATCATTTCCGATAAGCATGAAGAGATCGCTTCTAAAGTCCATCAGGAAATGGACCGCGGGGTTACCATCCTGCGTGGGCAAGGTTCTTTTTCAAAGGTGGAGCGCAATGTCCTTTACTGTGTAGTTGCGAAAAACGAGTTGGTCAAGCTTAAAAATGTCATTACCTCCGTTGATCCACACGCGTTTGTAGCGGTCAGTGATGTGCATGATGTGCTTGGCGAAGGGTTTACATTGGATGAGAATAAGAATCCGGTGGAGCGGTAA
- a CDS encoding YpiF family protein: MKWTSKDISQYVQAKEYIDTVIIPLIPISFSENIKTIASHGEYINILSYELERQFKGRVILLPPYTYVESDLPENKVNQLNNLSLHIKKDNIKHVFLMTSDASWSQSEQELVGKLVWLPAIPLEDMEEKYKKKIIQDQMNQLLPMFIQKWQD; this comes from the coding sequence ATGAAATGGACAAGCAAAGATATTTCGCAATACGTACAAGCAAAAGAATATATTGATACCGTCATCATTCCCCTCATTCCAATCAGCTTTAGTGAAAACATTAAAACCATCGCGTCCCATGGAGAATACATAAACATACTAAGTTATGAATTAGAAAGACAGTTTAAAGGGAGAGTAATATTATTGCCGCCTTACACCTATGTCGAATCAGACCTACCGGAGAACAAAGTCAACCAACTAAATAATTTAAGTCTACATATTAAAAAAGATAATATTAAACATGTTTTTCTTATGACGTCCGACGCTTCCTGGAGCCAGTCTGAACAGGAGCTTGTAGGGAAACTAGTTTGGTTGCCTGCGATCCCACTGGAGGATATGGAAGAAAAGTACAAAAAGAAAATCATACAGGATCAAATGAATCAACTACTTCCAATGTTCATTCAAAAATGGCAGGACTAA
- a CDS encoding zinc metallopeptidase, whose translation MGLGMYLIYFAILLIVPLWAQSRVKSAYKKYSKVASSSGMPGAEVARKILHDNGIYDVNVEETRGHLTDHYDPRSKTIRLSSHNYHGNSIAGAAIAAHEVGHAIQDNQDYAFLRFRHSLVPVASLGSNMSFFLIFAGLIFGASNLILIGIIFMAAAVLFQLVTLPVEFDASNRAMDQVVSLGIINNYEERETKKVLNAAALTYVAAAAVAVAELTRFILIYLGSRE comes from the coding sequence ATGGGATTAGGAATGTATCTGATCTATTTCGCTATCTTGCTGATTGTCCCATTGTGGGCACAGTCAAGGGTCAAAAGCGCTTATAAAAAATACTCCAAAGTTGCCTCCTCTTCAGGAATGCCGGGAGCAGAGGTCGCAAGAAAAATATTACATGATAATGGGATTTACGATGTGAATGTGGAGGAAACAAGGGGACATTTGACTGATCACTACGATCCTAGGTCGAAAACGATACGCTTGTCCTCTCATAACTATCACGGAAATTCCATCGCTGGTGCAGCGATAGCAGCCCATGAGGTGGGCCATGCCATTCAGGATAATCAGGATTACGCGTTTTTGCGATTCCGCCATTCGCTTGTACCTGTGGCAAGTCTTGGTTCGAATATGTCGTTTTTCCTTATATTCGCTGGGCTTATTTTTGGAGCAAGCAACCTGATCCTTATTGGGATCATCTTTATGGCAGCTGCGGTATTGTTCCAACTTGTCACACTGCCAGTGGAGTTTGACGCTTCCAACAGGGCAATGGACCAAGTAGTATCACTTGGGATCATCAATAACTATGAGGAACGTGAAACAAAGAAAGTATTGAATGCGGCCGCGTTGACATATGTTGCAGCAGCAGCTGTGGCTGTGGCGGAGTTGACTAGATTTATCCTGATTTATTTGGGAAGTCGGGAATAG
- a CDS encoding ReoY family proteolytic degradation factor: MATPVSVNEKKDFIRWFLGNYQLKRRECVWILNYLMSHDQLMKKVHFVEQAQFCPRGIIMSTHCVEEVPFRFYKENVMTTDAEKSFHDIRLNRDEDIYIQLNFRSVYHSPQYAAVLEDNPFMPKQSQFNEKDRILAERMLEESIYTFQKEKLLKMIDDALDRQDEEAFRKLTSQLKRL, translated from the coding sequence GTGGCTACCCCTGTATCTGTCAACGAGAAGAAGGACTTTATAAGGTGGTTCTTGGGAAACTATCAGTTAAAAAGACGTGAATGTGTATGGATTTTAAACTATTTGATGAGTCATGACCAGTTAATGAAGAAAGTTCACTTTGTCGAGCAAGCCCAATTTTGCCCACGCGGTATTATCATGTCAACCCATTGTGTAGAAGAAGTGCCATTCAGGTTCTATAAAGAAAATGTCATGACAACGGACGCTGAAAAGTCCTTTCATGATATCAGACTCAATCGAGATGAGGACATCTACATCCAATTGAACTTCCGTTCTGTTTATCACTCGCCGCAATATGCTGCGGTGTTGGAAGATAATCCTTTCATGCCAAAGCAGTCCCAATTCAATGAGAAGGACCGGATCCTCGCAGAACGGATGCTAGAGGAGTCCATCTATACCTTCCAAAAAGAAAAACTGCTTAAAATGATTGACGATGCCCTTGATCGCCAGGACGAAGAGGCATTTCGGAAATTGACAAGTCAATTGAAGAGGTTATAG
- a CDS encoding DUF1405 domain-containing protein: protein MLTWFIHLLKTPVMLWLVLIINVLGTIYGYIWYGYQLEQTPTIFLIFVPDSPTASLFFCFVLLGFILKKNFRLFEALAIITLVKYGIWAVVMNILTLMETGYLPIEGYMLIVSHGAMAVQGILYSPYYRFKLGHLVVAGIWTLHNDIIDYVFKMMPWYGSLMKYLPQIGYFTFWLSIFSIAVAYYFSLRKNRMKISLD from the coding sequence ATGTTAACTTGGTTTATACACCTTCTTAAAACACCAGTAATGCTATGGTTGGTATTAATCATCAATGTGTTAGGAACCATTTACGGTTATATCTGGTATGGGTATCAACTGGAACAAACACCAACCATCTTTCTTATATTTGTCCCTGATAGCCCCACTGCCAGCCTATTTTTCTGTTTTGTGCTGCTAGGCTTTATTTTGAAAAAGAATTTCAGGCTTTTTGAAGCCTTAGCGATAATAACGCTTGTGAAATATGGGATCTGGGCAGTCGTGATGAATATTTTAACACTGATGGAAACGGGCTATTTGCCGATAGAAGGCTATATGCTGATTGTTTCCCATGGTGCGATGGCTGTGCAAGGCATATTATATAGCCCATATTATCGTTTTAAATTAGGGCATCTTGTCGTAGCAGGGATTTGGACTTTACATAATGATATTATCGACTATGTATTCAAAATGATGCCTTGGTACGGCAGTCTCATGAAATATTTACCACAAATAGGCTATTTTACATTCTGGCTTAGCATATTTTCCATTGCGGTCGCGTATTATTTTTCGTTAAGGAAAAACAGGATGAAGATATCGTTGGATTAA